A region from the Amycolatopsis camponoti genome encodes:
- a CDS encoding type IV secretory system conjugative DNA transfer family protein: MTTHLAVAGVHAGWVGDYLRDPGGATGVLLAALREWVLVWGPVIVPAVALAATGRVVLRRWRLVRRHRALLADARRITVLAPPSVDPAGGAAVWSNLVGLFRPAWRRWWAGQPHLALEYLFGEHGVTIQFWVPGVIPPSLVERAIEAAWPGSHTRTSPATAPFPGLGSGQRRITVGGQLRLARPESLPIRTAFDADPIRGLLGAPVGLGRNERACVQILARPVTGRRVAHARRAARRVHHGTSRHLGGRLLDLITPGAKASRSGRTTDARRISQDPQLSLEYSAQNKAIVSKQRGSQYETLIRYAVATDLPADTTDEILRQARDTARGRAHALAAAFAAYTDHNHYTRTRLHHPAQTLAQRRIDRGDLLSVPELAALAHLPTDAEIPGVERAGAKAVAPPPGVATPGPQVKPLGQADTGHTRPVGLRVADARHHLHVIGATGSGKSTLLGNLILDDIDAGRGLVLIDPKGDLVTDTLNRIPLSAADRVVLFDADSLHRPPCLNVLEGGETDREVDNLVSVFRRVYSAFWGPRTDDLMRAACLTLRAQDGIPTLADLPTLLTSEAFRSRITTGLADPILTGFWQWYDELTDSSRSQVTSPLMNKLRAFLLRPFVKAAIAGGRSTVDMAQVLNDGGICLVRIPKGSLGEETTRLVGSLVVARTWQATTARARIPQRLRPDASLVIDECHNFLNLPYPMEDMLAEARGFRVGMTLAHQHLGQLPRELKEGISTNARNKIFFSASPEDARELARHTTPRLSEHDLSHLGVYHTATRLVVGGEETEPFTMTTTPLPDPIPGRAREIRAALRARRTADHHGDPGIRVHAAVTRTRSAPTEWRVPPTRPPKTDPRRTRP; this comes from the coding sequence GTGACCACACACCTCGCGGTCGCGGGCGTGCACGCGGGCTGGGTCGGGGACTACCTGCGCGACCCGGGCGGCGCCACCGGTGTCCTGCTCGCCGCGCTGCGGGAGTGGGTACTGGTCTGGGGTCCGGTCATCGTTCCCGCCGTCGCGCTCGCCGCCACCGGCCGGGTCGTCCTCCGCCGATGGCGGCTCGTGCGCCGGCACCGGGCGCTGCTGGCCGACGCGCGCCGGATCACCGTGCTCGCGCCACCGAGCGTGGACCCGGCCGGCGGAGCCGCGGTCTGGTCCAACCTCGTCGGGCTGTTCCGGCCCGCGTGGCGGAGATGGTGGGCCGGCCAGCCACACCTGGCGCTGGAGTACCTCTTCGGTGAGCACGGCGTCACCATCCAGTTCTGGGTACCGGGCGTCATCCCACCCAGCCTGGTCGAACGCGCCATCGAGGCAGCATGGCCCGGCTCGCACACCCGCACCAGCCCGGCCACCGCACCGTTCCCGGGCCTCGGCTCCGGGCAGCGACGCATCACCGTCGGCGGGCAACTGCGCCTGGCCCGGCCCGAGTCGCTGCCGATCCGGACCGCCTTCGACGCCGACCCGATCCGTGGACTGCTCGGCGCCCCCGTCGGGCTCGGCCGCAACGAGCGCGCCTGCGTGCAGATCCTGGCCCGCCCCGTCACCGGCCGCCGCGTCGCCCACGCTCGCCGCGCCGCCCGCCGCGTCCACCACGGCACCTCCCGCCACTTGGGCGGACGGCTCCTCGACCTGATCACCCCGGGCGCGAAGGCATCCCGCTCCGGGCGGACCACCGACGCGCGGCGCATCAGCCAAGACCCGCAGCTGTCGCTGGAGTACTCCGCCCAGAACAAGGCCATCGTGAGCAAACAGCGCGGCTCCCAGTACGAGACCCTCATCCGCTACGCCGTCGCCACCGACCTGCCCGCCGACACCACCGACGAGATCCTCCGCCAGGCCCGCGACACCGCGCGCGGCCGAGCCCACGCGCTGGCGGCCGCGTTCGCCGCCTACACCGACCACAACCACTACACCCGCACCCGCCTGCACCACCCCGCCCAAACTCTCGCCCAGCGCCGAATCGACCGCGGCGACCTGCTCTCGGTGCCGGAACTGGCCGCGCTCGCCCACTTGCCCACCGACGCGGAGATCCCTGGTGTCGAACGCGCCGGTGCGAAAGCCGTCGCTCCGCCACCTGGGGTCGCCACCCCCGGCCCGCAGGTCAAGCCCCTCGGCCAGGCCGACACCGGCCACACCCGCCCCGTCGGGCTGCGGGTCGCCGATGCCCGCCACCACCTGCACGTCATCGGCGCCACCGGCTCGGGCAAGTCGACTCTGCTGGGCAACCTCATCCTCGACGACATCGACGCCGGCCGCGGACTGGTGCTCATCGACCCCAAAGGCGACCTGGTTACCGACACCCTCAACCGGATTCCGCTGTCGGCCGCAGACCGGGTCGTGCTCTTCGACGCCGACTCCCTGCACCGGCCACCATGCCTGAACGTCCTGGAAGGCGGCGAGACCGACCGCGAGGTCGACAACCTCGTCTCCGTCTTCCGGCGGGTCTACTCCGCGTTCTGGGGCCCTCGCACCGACGACCTCATGCGCGCCGCCTGCCTCACCCTGCGCGCCCAGGACGGCATCCCGACCCTGGCCGACCTGCCCACGCTGCTGACAAGCGAGGCGTTCCGATCCCGGATCACCACCGGCCTGGCCGACCCGATCCTCACCGGGTTCTGGCAGTGGTACGACGAGCTCACCGACAGCTCCCGCTCTCAGGTCACCTCCCCGCTGATGAACAAGCTGCGCGCGTTCCTGCTGCGGCCCTTCGTGAAAGCGGCCATCGCCGGCGGGCGCTCCACCGTCGACATGGCCCAGGTCCTCAACGACGGCGGGATCTGCCTGGTCCGAATCCCGAAAGGGTCCCTCGGTGAGGAAACCACCCGCCTCGTCGGATCACTCGTCGTCGCCCGGACATGGCAGGCCACCACCGCGCGGGCCCGTATTCCCCAGCGCCTGCGCCCCGACGCAAGCCTCGTGATCGACGAGTGCCACAACTTTCTCAACCTGCCCTACCCGATGGAAGACATGCTCGCCGAAGCCCGCGGGTTCCGGGTCGGCATGACCCTGGCCCACCAGCACCTTGGCCAGCTCCCCCGCGAACTCAAGGAAGGCATCTCCACCAACGCCCGCAACAAGATCTTCTTCTCCGCCTCCCCCGAGGACGCCCGTGAACTCGCCCGCCACACCACACCACGGCTGTCCGAACACGACCTGTCCCACCTCGGCGTCTACCACACCGCTACCCGCCTGGTCGTCGGCGGCGAAGAGACCGAACCGTTCACCATGACCACCACTCCCCTGCCCGACCCCATTCCCGGGCGGGCACGCGAGATCCGGGCCGCGCTACGCGCGCGGCGTACCGCGGACCACCACGGCGATCCCGGAATTCGCGTCCATGCCGCCGTCACCAGGACCCGGTCCGCGCCGACCGAGTGGCGAGTGCCGCCGACCCGCCCGCCCAAGACCGACCCGCGTCGGACCCGCCCCTGA
- a CDS encoding replication-relaxation family protein, protein MITTTTRQHTLRAHLPGRHTALAASSVEHQAMLASRLTARDKWLLALLHEHRVLTISQIQDAAFPSDRSARQRLRELYLWRAVSRFQPFRQIGSAGMHYVLGPAGAAVLAAEHGLEVKELGYRHDRAMGIAHNQRLAHTIGVNNFFTSLIARTRYARASTGEALAAWWSESRCARHFGDLVIPDGYGRWRAGRDKTLREVEWFLEFDTGTESLTKVGRKLHGYARLAESTGIATPVLVWLPTTRREAGARTALARVHAGLDDPAAVPVATAAADLLDPAVPHPSPAEAMWLPLTSAPANHAGPRYRLADLPAAWPGLAPPPADPASPAAGEHDVDATAAASPYRLPPPSSVPPPATPNRRRSRR, encoded by the coding sequence GTGATCACGACCACGACCCGCCAGCACACCTTGCGCGCCCACCTGCCCGGCCGCCACACCGCTCTGGCCGCGAGCTCGGTCGAGCATCAGGCGATGCTCGCCTCCCGGCTCACCGCCCGTGACAAATGGCTGCTGGCACTCCTCCACGAGCATCGGGTCCTGACCATCAGCCAGATCCAGGACGCCGCGTTCCCGTCCGACCGCTCGGCCCGTCAGCGGCTGCGCGAGCTCTATCTGTGGCGCGCGGTGTCGCGGTTCCAGCCCTTCCGACAGATCGGCTCGGCCGGAATGCACTACGTCCTCGGCCCGGCCGGGGCAGCTGTGCTCGCCGCCGAACACGGCCTCGAGGTCAAAGAGCTGGGCTACCGGCACGACCGTGCCATGGGCATCGCCCACAACCAACGCCTCGCCCACACCATCGGCGTGAACAACTTCTTTACGTCCCTGATCGCCCGTACCCGCTACGCCCGCGCCTCCACCGGGGAGGCCCTGGCGGCGTGGTGGTCGGAGTCCCGCTGCGCGCGACATTTCGGCGACCTCGTCATCCCCGACGGCTACGGCCGTTGGCGCGCCGGCCGCGACAAAACCCTGCGCGAGGTGGAGTGGTTCCTGGAGTTCGACACCGGCACCGAGTCCTTGACCAAGGTCGGCCGCAAGCTGCACGGCTACGCGCGGCTGGCTGAATCCACTGGCATAGCGACCCCGGTGCTGGTGTGGCTGCCCACGACCCGCCGTGAAGCCGGGGCTCGCACCGCCCTCGCCCGTGTGCACGCCGGCCTCGACGACCCGGCCGCGGTGCCGGTGGCCACCGCAGCGGCCGACCTGCTCGACCCGGCCGTCCCGCACCCCAGCCCCGCTGAGGCGATGTGGCTGCCCTTGACCTCGGCTCCCGCGAACCACGCCGGCCCGCGATACCGGCTCGCCGACCTCCCCGCTGCCTGGCCCGGGCTGGCGCCACCGCCGGCCGACCCAGCCTCACCCGCTGCCGGGGAGCACGACGTCGACGCGACCGCGGCGGCCTCGCCGTACCGGCTGCCGCCGCCCAGCTCGGTGCCACCACCGGCCACCCCCAACCGGCGTCGCTCGAGGCGGTAA